Proteins encoded in a region of the Hypomesus transpacificus isolate Combined female unplaced genomic scaffold, fHypTra1 scaffold_468, whole genome shotgun sequence genome:
- the LOC124465320 gene encoding noggin-3-like, with protein MDSSYSLLALALLVLSLGFGIEEGMCQHYFLLRPIPSTNLPIVPLKEDPDPVLDPKERDLNETELRSTLGSHFDPLFMSITPPEDKYVGEEDQGDWELRQKPSGAMPKEFKAIEFEVQHGKRQKPSKKLRRRLQLWLWSYAFCPVVYSWNDLGPRFWPRWVKGGKCYNKRSCSVPEGMVCKPAKSAHFTILRWRCLQKKGDLKCSWILVQYPIISECKCSCPN; from the coding sequence ATGGATAGCTCCTACTCTCTCCTCGCCTTGGCTCTTCTGGTGCTGTCTCTTGGGTTCGGGATAGAGGAAGGCATGTGTCAACACTACTTCCTCCTCCGGCCCATTCCAAGCACCAACCTACCCATAGTGCCGCTAAAGGAGGACCCGGACCCTGTTCTAGACCCAAAGGAGAGGGACCTGAACGAGACGGAACTCCGCTCCACTCTAGGGAGCCATTTTGATCCCTTGTTCATGTCCATCACCCCGCCAGAGGACAAATACGTTGGGGAGGAAGACCAGGGCGACTGGGAACTGAGACAGAAACCGTCCGGAGCCATGCCCAAAGAGTTCAAGGCCATTGAGTTTGAAGTCCAGCACGGCAAGAGACAGAAGCCCAGTAAGAAACTCCGCAGACGGCTGCAGCTGTGGCTGTGGTCCTACGCCTTCTGTCCGGTAGTTTACTCATGGAACGACCTTGGGCCCCGGTTCTGGCCACGCTGGGTGAAAGGGGGTAAATGCTACAATAAGCGCTCTTGTTCAGTCCCTGAAGGGATGGTCTGCAAACCTGCCAAATCGGCCCATTTTACGATCTTACGATGGCGCTGCTTGCAGAAAAAGGGGGACTTGAAGTGCTCATGGATACTCGTTCAGTATCCCATTATATCAGAGTGCAAGTGTTCTTGTCCGAACTGA
- the LOC124465318 gene encoding uncharacterized protein LOC124465318 — DILLYQKRSQHRLAPGLYVGYLKLSSSVDQIRVLVPQKMPSMLCHARVRDNANVSREEWDWLQGLCVPEEGEREGTEGEKEGTEGEREGLENMPENPSPLLYYELQTALKTLLKHINLPLAQARPFRVYSQEVLELGHGVSFLLLLPAADAVCTAPGQSNPYTPLSGFLHLPLQMFELVHFCAYQEKAVSVYCRLSSVLELDALITQQALREAITDPEVATAKQRHQHILDYIQQMDEMWRELRWITDALQCARERQPRGGVPLSCLLDPNSQDPDTNAKTDSTSSTMDYLPTPSPSPELPRGKAGGDCQLGSDEDTFSEVFLPTDSDYDSSEALSPRDPPDLYSPPQGLSQQAMYALGGSAPDVLQIHELRYSVCSPADLSPSLSKDLPISPSLSRDYPLSPLLPLSPGLCDTTRTLEGLSLSRDKPAPSTPLRALANPPSKRKLLSRGHGAGGQGGYFFSGPQRWLRGHNDSLGGPLSEGVYTRQRDQDLPFTLAQPGDFPSSQPLSPLPSPLLSLSSQASSVLASRRGRQREARPHVRRIFVEPCKEASPPGTEGRRWAEEELEGGEGVGVSVVVVTEPGQGQDGGSVQDVDSDDQSDAQVSEILSSTL, encoded by the exons gACATCCTGTTGTACCAGAAGCGGAGCCAGCACAGACTGGCCCCTGGCCTGTACGTGGGCTACCTGAAGCTGAGCAGCTCCGTGGACCAGATCCGGGTGCTGGTGCCCCAGAAGATGCCCTCCATGCTGTGCCACGCCCGCGTCAGGGACAACGCCAACGTGTCCAG AGAGGAATGGGACTGGCTCCAGGGCCTGTGTGTCCCggaggagggcgagagggaggggacggagggagagaaggaagggaccgagggagagagggagggactggaGAACATGCCAGAGAACCCCAGTCCTCTGCTCTACTATGAGCTCCAGACTGCCCTGAAGACCCTGCTCAAACACATCAACCTGCCTCTGGCCcag gccaGGCCATTCCGTGTGTACAGCCAGGAGGTGCTGGAGCTGGGACATGGTGTGTCCTTCCTCCTGCTACTTCCTGCGGCAGACGCTGTGTGTACGGCCCCTGGGCAGAGCAACCCCTACACCCCCCTCTCTGGCTTCCTGCACCTGCCCCTTCAGATGTTTGAGCTGG tccatTTCTGTGCATACCAGGAGAAGGCTGTTAGTGTGTACTGCCGTCTGTCGTCTGTCCTGGAGCTGGATGCTCTTATTACCCAGCAGGCTTTGCGGGAGGCCATTACAGATCCGGAAGTTGCCACTGCCAAGCAGAGACACCAGCACATTCTTGACTAcattcag cagaTGGATGAGATGTGGCGGGAGCTCCGCTGGATCACTGACGCCCTCCAGTGCGCCCGCGAGCGCCAGCCCCGAGGCGGGGTGcccctctcctgcctgctgGACCCCAACTCCCAGGACCCGGACACCAACGCCAAGACAGACTCCACCTCGTCCACCATGGACTACCTGCCCACGCCCTCGCCCTCCCCAGAGCTCCCCAGAGGCAAGGCTGGCGGTG ACTGCCAGCTGGGCTCAGATGAAGACACCTTCTCAGAAGTCTTCCTGCCCACGGACAGTGACTACGACTCCAGCGAGGCCCTGAGCCCTCGTGACCCCCCCGAcctctactcccccccccagggcctGTCTCAGCAGGCCATGTACGCCCTGGGGGGCAGCGCCCCTGACGTGCTCCAGATCCATGAGCTCAG GTACAGTGTGTGCTCACCCGCtgacctctccccctccctctccaaagACCTGCCCATCTCCCCGTCACTCTCCAGAGACTacccactctcccccctcctccccctctcccccggccTCTGCGACACCACCAGGACCCTGGAgggcctctctctgtccagggACAAGCcagcccccagcacccccctccgGGCCCTGGCCAACCCCCCCTCTAAGAGGAAGCTGCTGTCCCGGGGCCACGgggctgggggccaggggggatACTTCTTCAGTGGGCCCCAGCGCTGGCTCAGGGGCCACAATGACAGCCTGGGGGGTCCCCTGTCTGAGGGGGTATACACCCGGCAGAGGGACCAGGACCTGCCCTTTACGCTGGCCCAGCCTGGAGActttccctcctcccagcccctgtctcccctgccctcccccctgctgtccCTGTCCAGCCAGGCCAGCAGTGTGCTGGCGAGCCGGCGGGGAAGGCAGAGGGAGGCGCGGCCGCATGTACGCAGGATCTTTGTGGAGCCCTGCAAGGAGGCGTCCCCGCCTGGGACGGAGGGCCGGCGCTgggcggaggaggagctggaggggggagaaggagtcgGGGtgtcggtggtggtggtgactgAGCCAGGGCAGGGCCAGGATGGAGGCTCTGTCCAGGATGTGGACTCAGATGATCAATCAGACGCCCAGGTGTCCGAGATCCTCAGTAGCACGCTCTAG